A part of Larkinella insperata genomic DNA contains:
- a CDS encoding BamA/TamA family outer membrane protein produces the protein MNDTSSAATSKLLVFPTAGFAPETSVEVGIRAFSLFYAKKDTVVNRLSEIVLYSFVTFRGQFGAVLENAAYTNKNRYFFLGRARFQQFPLLYYGIGPNTSSRNPALVNSSYVQIRQRILRQVKNNWYAGIEADFQNISRVSFEVENQPSVDLPPGADGSNTVGLGAALVYDDRKNVLNVRKGNFLETGILWYRPGFGSDFRYRSLILDARAYRPLGRSNRVLALQIAGTFMNGIIPFNNLGLIGGESLMRGYYLGRYRDQNVLAGQAELRWLPFGFSKRWGGTLFAGLGTVAPTVQTFRIDQVRWAAGGGIRFLFFQKKDVFLRADLGLTREGTGFYVSLGEAF, from the coding sequence TTGAACGACACTTCATCGGCGGCCACCTCCAAATTACTGGTATTTCCAACGGCCGGTTTTGCGCCCGAAACCAGTGTTGAAGTAGGGATTCGGGCATTTTCTCTGTTTTACGCCAAAAAAGACACGGTTGTTAACCGGCTGAGCGAAATTGTTCTCTACTCCTTCGTCACGTTTCGGGGGCAGTTTGGCGCGGTGCTGGAGAATGCCGCCTACACAAACAAAAACCGGTACTTCTTTCTGGGTCGGGCGCGGTTTCAGCAGTTCCCGCTGTTGTATTACGGGATTGGTCCCAACACGTCCTCGCGCAATCCGGCACTGGTCAACTCCAGCTACGTTCAGATCCGCCAGCGCATACTTCGACAGGTCAAAAACAACTGGTACGCGGGCATTGAAGCCGATTTCCAGAACATCAGCCGGGTTTCGTTCGAAGTTGAAAACCAACCCAGTGTTGATTTACCGCCCGGCGCGGACGGCTCCAACACCGTAGGACTTGGCGCGGCCCTGGTGTACGACGATCGTAAAAATGTCCTGAATGTGCGAAAAGGAAATTTTCTGGAAACCGGTATTCTGTGGTATCGTCCCGGTTTTGGCAGCGATTTCCGGTACCGGAGTTTGATTCTGGACGCCCGGGCCTATCGTCCGCTGGGTCGTTCCAACCGGGTGCTGGCGTTGCAGATTGCCGGAACATTTATGAACGGGATCATCCCCTTCAACAACCTGGGCCTGATCGGGGGCGAATCGCTGATGCGCGGGTATTACCTGGGCCGGTACCGCGACCAGAACGTGCTGGCGGGTCAGGCCGAACTACGCTGGTTGCCCTTCGGCTTCAGCAAACGGTGGGGCGGAACGCTGTTTGCCGGATTGGGAACGGTGGCGCCAACGGTTCAAACTTTCCGGATTGATCAGGTTCGCTGGGCGGCCGGGGGGGGCATACGGTTTCTGTTCTTCCAGAAAAAAGACGTTTTCCTGCGGGCCGATCTGGGCCTGACCCGCGAAGGCACCGGTTTCTACGTATCGCTGGGGGAAGCGTTTTAA
- a CDS encoding DUF2752 domain-containing protein translates to MVCSYGWFNPAQVSFFPPCPFKLLTGLECPGCGSQRCLHQLLHGRVGQAFSYNPLLVLSLPYLLLGFLLEYTPLGPKRPGLHQRLYGKTASWLIFGIVVLYGIGRNVL, encoded by the coding sequence ATGGTTTGCAGCTACGGCTGGTTCAATCCAGCTCAGGTATCGTTTTTCCCGCCCTGCCCGTTCAAGCTGCTGACCGGTCTGGAATGCCCAGGCTGTGGTTCGCAACGGTGTTTGCATCAGTTGCTACACGGCCGCGTTGGGCAGGCGTTTAGCTACAACCCGCTGCTGGTGCTGTCGTTGCCCTATTTGCTTCTCGGTTTTTTGCTGGAATACACCCCGCTTGGTCCCAAACGGCCGGGACTGCACCAACGGCTGTACGGAAAAACCGCCAGTTGGCTGATCTTCGGCATCGTAGTTCTGTACGGGATTGGAAGAAATGTGCTTTAA
- a CDS encoding CD225/dispanin family protein, whose amino-acid sequence MKQYYYLEGNQQFGPFSLDELRSKPIQPTTKVWTQGLPDWMDAQSVPEINEWLSGAAFPSVNPTQPSVVPPVSRPFQESYTPNQPLGSAPPKPKNWLVESILATLFCCLPFGIAGIVNAANVDSRYANGDFIGAQRASAEAAKWTKVSFFVSIGLWVLYFLLFFLGIFGGLLQSYQ is encoded by the coding sequence ATGAAGCAGTATTACTACCTGGAAGGCAATCAGCAATTTGGCCCCTTTAGTCTGGACGAATTACGGTCTAAACCCATCCAACCGACTACCAAAGTCTGGACTCAGGGCCTGCCCGACTGGATGGATGCTCAAAGCGTTCCGGAAATTAATGAATGGCTTTCGGGGGCGGCTTTTCCATCGGTTAATCCCACCCAGCCTTCCGTCGTTCCGCCCGTCAGCCGTCCTTTTCAGGAGTCGTATACGCCCAATCAACCGCTCGGATCGGCACCACCCAAGCCCAAAAACTGGCTGGTTGAGTCGATTCTGGCAACGCTCTTCTGCTGCCTTCCCTTCGGAATTGCCGGCATCGTCAACGCGGCTAATGTCGATTCCCGCTACGCCAACGGTGATTTTATCGGGGCGCAACGGGCGTCTGCCGAAGCGGCCAAGTGGACCAAAGTAAGCTTCTTTGTCTCGATCGGTCTTTGGGTGCTTTACTTCTTACTCTTTTTCCTCGGCATCTTTGGCGGACTTCTTCAGTCATATCAGTAA
- a CDS encoding outer membrane protein assembly factor BamB family protein translates to MRQDFVIKATMGLLTVLWAVSFVPISNLEGVGTDWHEYNGNGEQSHYSPLNQITKANVRHLTKVWEYASGGADSLRNQTQIQCNPIVVGGVLYGVSAGSQAFALDAATGKERWKTALTDETFKMTSRGVTYWTDGTQKRIFFAYGHLLYALDATTGKPVPTFGQAGKINLRDGLERPGADDYVVANTPGIVFEDQIIIGVRVAEGPTALKGDIRSYDVRTGRLVWTFRTIPEPGEFGYETWPKDGYRNVGGANNWMGMAIDRPRGIVYAPTGSAAFDFYGGNRLGANLFANCLLALDARTGKRLWHFQFVHHDIWDRDPPAPPNLLTVVQNGRKIDAVAQVTKQGQVFVFDRVTGKPVFPIEEKPFPASDIPGEEAHPTQPIPLKPAPFTRQTFTEKDLNETVADREEVIAQLRASRTGTPYYPVGRQRTIFFPGTDGGAQWGGAAVTPDGMLYVPAKEIPVYSTLIDAPKPTAVSSAETLYATNCGACHGADRRGDHSGAYPSLLAVNERMKPEAIHELLKKGRGMMPAFSHLSPDERKAIVDFISGKTNAQHTVAATQSRTWLPYMHTGYNRWYDRNGFPVSRPPWGTLTAIDLNTGEHRWQIPLGEFPALTRQGVPPTGTDNYGGPVVTASDLLFIAATPDEKFRILDRQTGKLLWETQLPAAGYATPAVYAVGGKQYVVIACGGGKLKTRSGDRYVAFALP, encoded by the coding sequence ATGCGTCAAGACTTTGTTATAAAGGCAACGATGGGCCTGCTGACGGTGCTGTGGGCCGTCTCGTTTGTCCCAATTTCCAACCTGGAGGGAGTTGGCACGGACTGGCACGAATACAACGGCAACGGCGAGCAAAGCCACTACAGCCCGCTCAATCAGATTACTAAAGCCAATGTGCGGCACCTGACGAAAGTGTGGGAATACGCTTCGGGCGGGGCCGATTCGCTGAGGAATCAGACGCAGATTCAGTGCAATCCGATTGTGGTTGGCGGTGTTCTGTACGGTGTTTCGGCGGGTTCTCAGGCGTTCGCGCTCGATGCTGCCACGGGAAAAGAACGCTGGAAAACGGCCCTGACCGACGAAACGTTTAAAATGACCAGCCGGGGCGTTACCTATTGGACCGACGGCACCCAAAAACGGATTTTCTTCGCCTACGGACACCTGCTATACGCCCTCGATGCCACGACCGGAAAACCGGTGCCGACGTTTGGACAGGCCGGAAAAATAAACCTGCGAGACGGACTGGAGCGACCCGGGGCCGATGATTACGTGGTGGCCAATACCCCCGGAATTGTATTCGAAGACCAGATCATCATTGGCGTTCGGGTGGCGGAAGGCCCGACGGCCTTGAAGGGCGATATCCGCTCGTACGACGTGCGGACGGGGCGGCTTGTCTGGACATTCCGGACCATTCCGGAGCCGGGTGAGTTTGGGTACGAAACCTGGCCGAAAGACGGCTACCGCAACGTGGGCGGGGCCAACAACTGGATGGGAATGGCCATCGACCGGCCGCGGGGCATCGTCTACGCGCCGACGGGTTCGGCGGCTTTTGATTTTTACGGCGGCAACCGGCTGGGGGCCAATTTATTTGCCAATTGCCTGCTGGCGCTGGATGCCCGGACCGGCAAACGACTCTGGCATTTTCAATTTGTGCACCATGACATCTGGGACCGCGATCCGCCCGCTCCGCCTAACCTTCTGACGGTGGTACAAAATGGACGAAAAATTGACGCCGTGGCTCAGGTTACCAAGCAGGGGCAGGTGTTTGTCTTTGATCGCGTGACGGGAAAACCGGTGTTTCCCATTGAGGAAAAACCGTTTCCGGCGTCGGACATTCCGGGAGAAGAAGCCCATCCGACGCAACCCATTCCGCTTAAACCGGCACCGTTTACCCGCCAGACGTTTACGGAAAAGGACCTGAACGAAACCGTGGCGGATCGGGAGGAAGTGATAGCGCAACTGCGGGCGAGCCGGACCGGCACACCGTATTATCCGGTGGGGCGTCAGCGGACGATTTTCTTTCCCGGAACCGACGGAGGCGCGCAGTGGGGTGGGGCGGCAGTCACTCCCGATGGGATGCTGTACGTTCCGGCCAAGGAAATACCGGTTTACTCCACGCTGATCGACGCACCCAAACCCACGGCGGTTAGCAGTGCCGAAACGTTATATGCGACCAACTGCGGAGCCTGCCACGGAGCCGACCGCCGGGGCGACCATAGCGGAGCCTATCCCTCGCTGCTGGCCGTCAATGAGCGGATGAAACCGGAGGCCATTCACGAACTGCTGAAAAAGGGTCGGGGCATGATGCCGGCGTTTTCGCACTTATCACCGGACGAACGCAAGGCCATTGTGGATTTTATCTCCGGGAAAACAAACGCTCAGCATACCGTTGCGGCCACGCAGAGCCGCACCTGGCTGCCCTACATGCACACGGGCTACAACCGCTGGTACGACCGCAACGGCTTTCCGGTGAGCCGCCCGCCCTGGGGTACGCTGACGGCCATTGACCTGAATACCGGCGAACACCGCTGGCAGATTCCGCTGGGGGAATTTCCGGCGCTGACCAGGCAGGGCGTTCCGCCAACCGGAACCGACAATTACGGCGGCCCGGTCGTAACGGCCAGCGACCTGCTTTTTATTGCGGCCACGCCCGATGAAAAGTTTCGTATTCTGGACCGTCAGACCGGCAAACTGCTCTGGGAAACCCAGCTTCCGGCTGCGGGCTACGCCACTCCCGCCGTGTATGCGGTGGGGGGAAAGCAGTACGTGGTGATTGCCTGCGGAGGTGGAAAACTAAAAACCCGTTCCGGCGACCGCTACGTGGCTTTTGCGCTGCCTTGA
- the gcvH gene encoding glycine cleavage system protein GcvH: MNFPEELKYTQDHEWIRIEGDTAVVGITDFAQSELGDIVFVEVTSVGQSLPKGDIFGSIEAVKTVSDLFLPVAGEVLEINPEVEKSPELVNDDPYGRGWIIRLKLTDSAETDELLSAGAYKELVGA; this comes from the coding sequence ATGAATTTTCCCGAAGAACTGAAATATACGCAAGACCACGAGTGGATTCGCATTGAGGGCGACACCGCCGTTGTTGGTATTACCGATTTTGCCCAAAGTGAATTGGGAGACATTGTATTTGTGGAAGTCACCAGCGTCGGGCAAAGCTTGCCGAAGGGCGACATTTTTGGATCGATTGAAGCCGTCAAAACGGTATCGGATCTGTTTCTGCCCGTGGCGGGCGAAGTGCTTGAAATCAATCCGGAAGTGGAAAAATCACCCGAACTGGTCAACGATGATCCGTACGGCCGGGGCTGGATTATCCGGCTGAAACTGACCGACAGCGCCGAAACCGATGAGTTGTTGTCGGCCGGAGCCTATAAAGAGTTGGTGGGCGCCTAA
- a CDS encoding dihydroorotase — MKLLIRAARIVDAQSPFNGQIRDVLIENGLIRQVGESIAVEESEAALKVIEQDGLCVSPGWVDLRVSAKDPGYEHKEDLSTVCKAAARGGFTDIAILPNTKPVLDSKDTLGYIRQATQGHPVNVHPIAAITKKTEGTDFTDMIDLHHAGAVAFSDGEKPLLNADLLLKTLQYLQPLNGLLMNRPEEQNLTHFGQMNEGLTSTLLGLKGMPSMAEEMMIERDLRLLEYACAQNLDRSAGSVLHFSTISTARSVELIRQAKQQGLPVSCDIAAHQLAFEDTALMGFDTNLKVNPPFRGSADREALKQGLADGTIDAIVSDHNPQDDESKNIEFDHADFGIIGLETVFAVARTHYGDLPLEQLVDKLTHSPRRILRLPALTIEENQPATLTVFDPDLEWTYERTASRSKNSPFFGKTLRGKALWIINKSFAEQL; from the coding sequence ATGAAGCTACTTATCCGTGCCGCCCGAATCGTAGACGCGCAGTCGCCCTTCAATGGACAGATTCGTGACGTATTGATTGAAAATGGTCTCATCCGTCAGGTTGGCGAATCGATCGCCGTTGAGGAGTCGGAGGCAGCCCTGAAAGTGATTGAACAGGACGGGTTGTGTGTCTCGCCCGGTTGGGTTGACCTGCGGGTGTCGGCCAAAGACCCCGGCTACGAACACAAGGAAGATTTGAGCACGGTTTGCAAGGCGGCCGCGCGCGGAGGATTTACCGATATTGCCATCCTGCCGAATACCAAACCCGTCCTGGATTCGAAAGATACGCTGGGGTACATCCGGCAGGCCACGCAGGGGCACCCGGTGAACGTGCACCCCATCGCAGCCATCACCAAGAAAACCGAGGGAACGGATTTTACGGACATGATCGACCTGCATCATGCCGGAGCGGTGGCTTTTTCCGACGGCGAAAAGCCGTTGCTGAATGCCGACCTGCTGCTGAAAACCCTGCAATACCTGCAACCGCTTAACGGGTTGTTGATGAACCGCCCGGAGGAACAGAATCTGACGCATTTCGGGCAAATGAACGAAGGGCTGACCAGTACGCTGCTTGGCCTGAAAGGAATGCCCAGCATGGCCGAAGAAATGATGATTGAGCGGGATCTGCGGCTGCTGGAATACGCCTGTGCGCAAAACCTGGATCGGTCCGCCGGTTCGGTATTGCACTTTTCGACGATTTCGACGGCCCGGTCGGTTGAATTAATTCGGCAGGCAAAACAACAGGGCTTGCCGGTCAGTTGCGACATTGCGGCCCACCAGCTTGCCTTCGAGGATACCGCCCTGATGGGATTCGATACGAACCTGAAAGTCAACCCGCCGTTCCGCGGGAGCGCCGACCGCGAAGCCCTGAAGCAGGGGTTGGCCGACGGCACCATCGACGCCATCGTGTCGGATCATAATCCGCAGGACGACGAGAGTAAAAACATCGAGTTTGACCATGCCGATTTCGGTATCATCGGGCTGGAAACGGTTTTCGCGGTGGCCCGGACGCATTATGGCGACTTGCCGCTGGAGCAGTTGGTTGATAAACTAACGCACAGCCCCCGCCGGATTCTGCGGCTTCCGGCGCTGACCATTGAGGAAAACCAACCCGCCACGCTGACGGTTTTCGATCCGGACCTGGAGTGGACGTATGAGCGAACGGCTTCGCGCTCAAAAAACTCGCCTTTTTTCGGCAAGACCCTGCGCGGGAAAGCGTTATGGATTATAAACAAAAGCTTTGCTGAACAGCTATAA
- a CDS encoding DUF4199 domain-containing protein, producing the protein MKKLFSYFNHPLLKLPILFGLVAGVLCFIYFLVLYWLGITPLGNVRVPDFGFQIIMMVSAVWYYRKHIGKGFLHLWEALTICYVVNTVGALLTAWLIYLFINYVDYKVFTQYLADMRQLIVSTKGHLVESLGQAEYLKMLKNVDTITPETLVGDEISKKTVLAVLPVLIISLLFRRQDYSLYDPSPESPNPPKSSQP; encoded by the coding sequence GTGAAAAAACTATTTTCCTATTTCAACCACCCGCTTTTGAAGCTTCCCATCCTGTTTGGGCTGGTGGCAGGTGTGTTGTGCTTTATTTATTTTCTGGTGCTGTATTGGCTCGGCATTACACCGCTGGGCAACGTGCGGGTGCCGGATTTTGGCTTTCAGATCATCATGATGGTGTCGGCGGTCTGGTACTACCGGAAGCACATCGGCAAGGGCTTTCTCCACTTATGGGAAGCGCTCACCATCTGTTACGTGGTCAACACGGTAGGGGCGCTGCTGACGGCCTGGCTGATTTATCTGTTTATCAACTACGTCGATTACAAAGTTTTTACGCAGTATCTCGCCGATATGCGGCAGTTGATCGTCTCAACGAAGGGGCATCTGGTGGAATCGCTGGGGCAGGCTGAATACCTGAAAATGCTCAAGAACGTCGATACAATTACCCCCGAAACGCTGGTGGGCGACGAGATCAGCAAGAAAACCGTATTGGCCGTTCTACCGGTACTGATCATTTCCTTACTTTTCAGAAGGCAGGACTACAGTTTGTATGACCCCTCGCCCGAATCGCCAAACCCTCCGAAATCCTCCCAACCCTAA
- a CDS encoding DUF4199 domain-containing protein has translation MEEKPSTARLALKWGLISGVVFMVYTTIINLTGQFANQSLSWLSLPISVAIIVLAMREYRTLNGGFMSFGEGVSLGTLVSVISGLISITYNQIYTSFIDPTIRQQIMDNAREQLESRGMTDEQIDQAMEFTEKLQSPGLQFLIGVLVAAFFGVIISLIVAAFMRRNKPPFPDFQN, from the coding sequence ATGGAAGAAAAACCCTCTACCGCTCGTCTGGCCCTGAAATGGGGATTAATTTCCGGTGTTGTTTTTATGGTTTATACGACGATCATCAACCTCACCGGTCAGTTTGCAAATCAGTCGTTGTCCTGGCTGAGCTTGCCCATTTCGGTTGCCATTATCGTATTGGCGATGCGGGAGTACCGAACACTGAACGGCGGCTTCATGAGCTTCGGTGAGGGTGTTAGCCTCGGAACGCTGGTATCGGTGATTAGTGGGTTAATTTCGATTACCTACAACCAGATTTATACCAGCTTCATTGATCCCACCATCCGGCAGCAAATCATGGACAACGCGCGGGAGCAACTAGAAAGCCGCGGCATGACCGACGAGCAGATTGACCAGGCCATGGAGTTCACCGAAAAGCTGCAAAGTCCCGGCTTGCAATTTCTGATTGGGGTGCTGGTAGCGGCTTTCTTCGGTGTCATTATTTCACTGATTGTGGCCGCTTTCATGCGCCGAAACAAACCACCGTTTCCGGATTTTCAGAACTGA
- the gldF gene encoding gliding motility-associated ABC transporter permease subunit GldF, producing the protein MLPVFRKEINGFFSSSVAYIIMAVFLTAVGLMVWVFPDTSLLEYGYADMGVFFNLAPYVMLFLIPAITMRSIAEEVRTGTIEWLLTKPLSRWQLILAKFVANWLLVVLLLLPTLVYYYSVYQLGNPPGNVDSASVFGSYVGLLLLGGVFVAIGLFASSINENQVVAFVIGVFLCFLLYVGISSVAGLEFWGSFAYPLTWIALDEQYQALGRGLIDSRNVIYLLSVITVFLYLTEWRMTALTR; encoded by the coding sequence ATGTTGCCTGTTTTTCGAAAAGAAATCAACGGCTTTTTCAGCTCATCGGTTGCCTACATCATCATGGCCGTGTTCCTGACGGCGGTGGGGCTGATGGTCTGGGTGTTTCCGGATACGAGTCTGCTGGAGTACGGGTACGCAGACATGGGTGTTTTTTTCAACCTGGCGCCCTACGTTATGCTGTTTCTGATTCCGGCCATCACCATGCGTTCCATTGCCGAGGAAGTGCGGACGGGCACCATCGAGTGGTTGCTGACCAAACCGCTGTCCCGCTGGCAATTAATTCTGGCGAAGTTTGTTGCCAACTGGCTGCTGGTGGTACTATTGTTGTTACCAACCCTGGTATATTATTATTCTGTATATCAACTGGGTAATCCACCCGGTAACGTCGATTCCGCATCGGTCTTTGGCTCCTACGTCGGGTTGCTGCTGCTGGGTGGGGTGTTTGTGGCCATTGGTTTATTCGCGTCGTCCATTAATGAAAACCAGGTTGTGGCCTTTGTCATTGGTGTTTTCCTGTGTTTTCTGCTGTACGTCGGCATCAGTTCGGTAGCCGGGCTGGAATTCTGGGGTTCTTTTGCGTATCCGCTGACCTGGATCGCGCTCGATGAACAGTACCAGGCACTGGGCCGCGGCCTGATCGACTCCCGAAATGTGATTTATTTATTGAGTGTTATAACCGTATTCTTGTATTTGACCGAGTGGCGAATGACCGCCCTCACCCGCTAA
- a CDS encoding VanZ family protein, whose amino-acid sequence MRLDALLKWAAIGWTIVIFIGCAWPSEHLSEGLTTNDKFIHISIFGLWGFLWGTVSRQPVRVFIIGVLYGLAIEIYQLVMPINRSFEWLDLAADSVGIALGLVASVLLMRVLSKG is encoded by the coding sequence ATGCGACTGGATGCTTTACTTAAATGGGCCGCCATCGGCTGGACCATCGTCATCTTCATTGGCTGTGCCTGGCCCAGCGAACACCTTTCCGAAGGGCTGACGACCAACGATAAATTTATTCACATCAGTATTTTTGGTCTCTGGGGCTTCCTGTGGGGAACGGTTTCCCGGCAGCCAGTCCGCGTTTTTATCATCGGGGTTTTGTACGGCCTGGCGATTGAAATTTACCAGCTGGTGATGCCCATCAACCGCAGCTTCGAATGGCTGGATCTGGCGGCTGATTCGGTTGGGATTGCGCTTGGGCTGGTGGCCAGCGTTCTGCTGATGCGGGTGCTTTCAAAAGGTTGA
- a CDS encoding alkaline phosphatase family protein, with the protein MNVLRRLFCLTFLLTGAPFSLVSAQQTQNVILVTLDGVRWQEVFSGADSTLLFDAAYSPDTASARKFFWASNPQERRKLIFPFLWNTVAKEGQLYGNRLKGSKVNNANPHWFSYPGYNELLSGYADDRIKSNDKIDNPNTTVLEFLNNKPDFKGKIAAFASWDVIEAAVNEKKTGIYASAGNERIENPKTATDSLLNSMMTTIPPQVWDKTVRSDFLTYYVAKNYLRQNHPRVMFMQFDETDGLAHAGRYADDLRMVNAVDAFLADLWKTVQQIPQYAGKTTLIVTTDHGRGHTPKATWKGHGTKTPDSYQMWFAAIGPDTPPTGEQSGGPVLFQNQLAATLAQLLGQDFKCEHPVGPPVLTVLKP; encoded by the coding sequence ATGAATGTACTACGCCGTCTTTTCTGCCTGACTTTCCTACTGACTGGCGCGCCTTTTTCGCTTGTCAGCGCCCAGCAAACCCAAAACGTTATTCTGGTAACGCTCGATGGTGTTCGCTGGCAGGAAGTCTTCTCCGGTGCCGACTCCACGCTGCTGTTCGATGCCGCCTATTCGCCCGATACGGCTTCGGCCCGCAAATTCTTCTGGGCTTCAAACCCGCAGGAACGCCGTAAACTGATTTTTCCGTTTCTCTGGAATACCGTTGCGAAGGAAGGACAATTGTACGGCAATCGGCTGAAAGGCAGCAAAGTCAACAATGCCAACCCCCACTGGTTCAGCTACCCGGGCTACAACGAACTTCTGTCCGGCTACGCCGATGATCGCATTAAATCCAACGACAAAATTGATAACCCGAACACGACCGTTCTCGAATTTCTAAACAACAAACCCGACTTCAAGGGAAAGATTGCGGCTTTTGCGTCCTGGGATGTGATCGAAGCGGCCGTTAATGAGAAGAAAACGGGAATCTACGCCAGCGCGGGCAACGAACGGATCGAAAACCCCAAAACGGCCACGGATTCCCTGCTCAACAGCATGATGACCACCATTCCCCCGCAGGTTTGGGACAAAACCGTCCGCAGTGATTTCCTGACGTATTATGTCGCCAAAAACTACCTGCGGCAAAACCATCCGCGCGTGATGTTCATGCAGTTCGACGAAACCGACGGGCTGGCCCACGCCGGGCGCTACGCCGATGACCTGCGCATGGTGAATGCCGTTGATGCGTTCCTGGCCGATCTCTGGAAAACCGTTCAGCAAATACCGCAATACGCCGGAAAAACGACCTTGATTGTGACGACAGACCACGGCCGGGGCCACACGCCGAAAGCCACTTGGAAAGGACACGGGACCAAAACACCCGATTCGTACCAGATGTGGTTTGCCGCAATCGGGCCCGATACCCCACCGACGGGCGAACAATCCGGCGGACCCGTTCTGTTTCAGAACCAGCTGGCGGCTACCCTGGCCCAGCTGCTGGGGCAGGACTTTAAATGCGAACACCCGGTCGGCCCGCCGGTTCTGACGGTATTAAAGCCGTAG
- a CDS encoding Gfo/Idh/MocA family protein, with product MNHPLTRRTFLKQSSAGALGLALFPAVKKVAPSDRLRIAHIGLGGMGNNHMGWFAKLPEVEIVALCDLDQDHLNGSLKRLSELNPGTRAQGYDDFRRVLDRKDIDAITVATPDHWHAQIAILAFQAGKDVYGEKPLSFDVREGQKMLKSLNRHNRIFQLGTQIHAGDNYHRVVELIRGGAIGKVHTVRLWKTGLPPDLGPANYQTPPATLNWDMWLGPAPQSLYTPQRCHFTYRYFLDYSGGVFQDFWSHIADVVWWSIEPKNLKSVSATGEAPGGIADAPRSISIDYEFEDLKLHWTSVPPPVPGAEKKGIGAYFEGSKGTLLCDYGSREIRVNGIVMTDVPEITQSIARSPGHQQNFVDAVKSRSQPESNLEYARQMTMPMHLGLISYRLGRQLAWNPRKEKFVRDREANSYLSREYRSKWDLI from the coding sequence ATGAATCACCCGCTTACCCGTCGAACCTTTCTTAAACAAAGCAGCGCCGGTGCCCTCGGGCTGGCCTTGTTTCCGGCCGTTAAAAAAGTGGCGCCGAGCGATCGGCTGCGCATCGCCCACATCGGCTTGGGGGGCATGGGCAACAACCACATGGGCTGGTTTGCCAAACTGCCCGAAGTCGAGATTGTGGCCCTGTGCGATCTGGATCAGGACCATCTGAACGGCAGTCTGAAACGCCTGTCGGAGCTGAACCCCGGCACCCGGGCGCAGGGTTACGACGATTTTCGGCGCGTCCTCGACCGCAAGGACATTGACGCCATCACCGTCGCAACGCCCGATCACTGGCACGCCCAGATTGCCATTCTGGCGTTTCAGGCCGGCAAGGATGTGTACGGCGAAAAACCGTTGTCGTTCGATGTGCGCGAAGGGCAGAAAATGCTGAAAAGCCTGAACCGGCACAACCGGATTTTCCAGCTCGGCACGCAAATTCACGCCGGAGACAATTACCACCGCGTCGTGGAACTGATTCGGGGCGGGGCCATCGGCAAGGTGCATACCGTACGGTTGTGGAAAACCGGTTTGCCGCCCGATCTGGGTCCGGCCAACTACCAGACTCCGCCCGCAACGCTGAACTGGGATATGTGGCTCGGCCCGGCTCCGCAGTCGCTTTATACCCCGCAGCGGTGCCATTTTACCTACCGGTATTTTCTGGATTATTCGGGCGGGGTGTTCCAGGATTTCTGGAGCCACATCGCCGATGTGGTCTGGTGGTCCATTGAACCCAAAAACCTGAAGAGCGTCAGCGCAACCGGGGAAGCGCCGGGCGGGATTGCCGACGCGCCCCGATCAATCAGCATTGACTACGAATTTGAAGACCTGAAGCTTCACTGGACCTCGGTGCCGCCCCCGGTTCCGGGCGCCGAAAAAAAAGGAATTGGCGCGTATTTCGAAGGCAGCAAAGGTACCCTTCTCTGCGACTACGGCTCCCGCGAAATAAGGGTCAATGGAATCGTCATGACGGATGTTCCGGAAATTACCCAATCCATTGCGCGTTCGCCCGGCCACCAGCAGAATTTCGTTGACGCCGTTAAATCCCGCTCGCAGCCGGAATCCAACCTGGAATACGCCCGGCAAATGACGATGCCCATGCACCTGGGTCTGATTTCGTACCGCCTGGGGCGCCAGCTGGCGTGGAATCCCAGAAAGGAGAAGTTTGTCCGCGACCGGGAAGCCAACTCGTATTTGTCGAGGGAATACCGCAGCAAATGGGATTTGATTTAG